A region of Pseudobacteroides sp. DNA encodes the following proteins:
- a CDS encoding NAD(P)/FAD-dependent oxidoreductase: protein MYDVIIVGKGPAGLSAALYTVRANLKTLVIGKDDGAVARAEKIENYFGFTGTISGEKLLKAGEQQVLRLGAEIVCEEVLGINKGENFEVTTTKNKYTGRTVLIATGQPQKKLKIEGLKELEGNGVSYCTTCDGFFYKDLKVGVLGSGDFALHEAEELKAFTRDITIYTNGRKLQCNDDYLDVSKGLKVVEKSILKLEGEEYLQYICFNDGAKDTLDGIFIANESASSVDFARKLGIITEGTSINVDREQKTNVAGLFAAGDCTGGFKQISTAVGQGALAARKIIEYARGVSSNISAEL, encoded by the coding sequence ATATATGATGTAATTATTGTGGGAAAAGGTCCGGCAGGTCTGTCGGCAGCACTTTATACAGTGAGAGCCAACCTTAAGACATTGGTAATTGGAAAAGATGATGGTGCAGTAGCAAGGGCCGAAAAAATTGAGAACTATTTTGGATTTACCGGCACTATAAGCGGGGAAAAACTGTTAAAAGCAGGCGAACAGCAAGTGTTAAGACTTGGAGCGGAGATTGTTTGCGAAGAAGTTTTAGGCATAAATAAGGGTGAAAATTTTGAAGTTACAACAACTAAAAACAAGTATACGGGAAGAACAGTTTTAATAGCGACGGGGCAGCCTCAAAAAAAGCTTAAGATAGAAGGATTGAAGGAGTTGGAAGGGAACGGTGTAAGCTATTGTACCACCTGTGATGGATTCTTCTATAAAGATTTGAAAGTAGGTGTTCTTGGCAGCGGAGATTTTGCCCTACATGAAGCAGAGGAGCTTAAGGCTTTTACAAGGGATATCACAATATACACTAATGGTCGGAAGTTGCAGTGTAACGATGATTACTTGGATGTCTCGAAGGGACTTAAAGTTGTGGAAAAAAGCATTTTGAAGCTTGAGGGAGAAGAGTATCTTCAGTATATATGCTTTAACGACGGGGCAAAAGATACGCTGGATGGTATTTTTATAGCCAATGAAAGTGCTTCCAGTGTGGATTTTGCCAGAAAACTCGGAATAATAACAGAAGGTACTTCTATCAATGTGGACAGGGAACAAAAGACCAATGTGGCAGGTTTATTTGCTGCAGGCGATTGCACAGGAGGCTTTAAGCAAATCTCAACAGCGGTTGGCCAAGGTGCACTTGCTGCCAGGAAGATCATTGAGTATGCAAGAGGCGTATCCTCAAATATAAGTGCAGAATTATAA